One window of Sulfurospirillum sp. 1612 genomic DNA carries:
- a CDS encoding gamma carbonic anhydrase family protein, with translation MILEYQGMKPKLAEGVFIAPSADLIGDLRIGAQSSIWFGCVIRADIHSIYIGANTNIQDLSMIHVDHYTKEDKSDGHPTYIGDDVTIGHRVMLHGCTIGNACLIGMSTTILDGAVIGTESIVGAGSLITKNKIFPPRSLIMGAPAKVIRELREDEIQSIYESAQNYQHYKNTYL, from the coding sequence ATGATTTTAGAATATCAAGGGATGAAACCAAAACTAGCTGAGGGCGTTTTTATAGCGCCCAGTGCTGATTTGATTGGAGATCTTCGTATTGGAGCACAGAGTTCAATTTGGTTTGGCTGTGTGATACGTGCGGATATTCACTCCATCTACATCGGAGCCAATACCAATATACAAGATTTAAGCATGATTCATGTAGATCACTACACAAAAGAGGATAAAAGTGATGGCCATCCCACGTATATCGGTGATGATGTGACCATCGGACATCGGGTCATGTTGCACGGTTGTACGATTGGTAATGCTTGCTTGATTGGGATGAGCACAACAATATTAGATGGAGCGGTCATCGGAACAGAGTCGATTGTCGGAGCAGGCTCGCTTATCACAAAGAATAAGATATTTCCTCCAAGATCACTTATCATGGGTGCTCCTGCGAAGGTCATCAGAGAATTACGTGAGGATGAAATCCAATCTATTTATGAATCTGCTCAGAATTATCAGCACTACAAGAATACTTATCTTTAG
- a CDS encoding 3'-5' exonuclease, whose protein sequence is MQNIDRLVYKILKDEIDKAALIKELNDENALADIDVEDFENLRLLGFPICEDEDKVRLETAETPIANQTFCIVDIEASGSNPKEDQIIEVGAVLIQNNQEIDTFESFVNANELPESISILTGITLDDLKDAPPLNFVLEQFRLFLKDAVFVAHNVNFDYNFISASLQQAGFGPLLNRKLCTIELSKKCFEAPRYGLGYLMEYFEKSFGNQHRALVDAQMADYVFRYCLEHLPRQIATTEELIALSRPIKRKKKKTKDKYSCSADNSEQIHK, encoded by the coding sequence TTGCAAAATATTGACAGATTGGTGTATAAGATTTTAAAAGACGAGATTGATAAAGCGGCGTTGATAAAAGAACTCAATGATGAAAATGCACTGGCAGATATCGATGTGGAAGATTTTGAAAACTTGAGATTATTGGGATTTCCTATTTGTGAGGATGAGGATAAAGTGCGACTTGAAACCGCAGAGACGCCCATAGCAAATCAAACCTTTTGTATCGTAGATATTGAGGCAAGCGGTAGTAATCCTAAAGAAGACCAGATTATTGAAGTGGGTGCAGTTTTGATCCAAAACAATCAAGAAATCGATACCTTTGAATCTTTTGTGAATGCCAATGAACTCCCCGAATCGATTTCGATTTTGACTGGGATTACACTGGATGATCTCAAAGATGCGCCGCCATTAAATTTTGTATTAGAACAATTCAGGCTCTTTCTTAAAGATGCCGTATTTGTAGCACATAATGTCAATTTTGATTATAATTTTATCTCCGCATCCTTGCAACAAGCCGGTTTTGGACCGCTTTTAAATCGTAAGCTTTGTACGATTGAGCTTTCTAAAAAATGTTTTGAAGCCCCACGATATGGGTTGGGATATTTGATGGAGTATTTTGAAAAATCATTTGGAAATCAACACCGTGCCTTGGTGGATGCGCAAATGGCAGATTATGTATTTCGTTATTGTTTAGAACATCTCCCCCGTCAAATTGCAACTACTGAAGAGTTGATTGCCTTATCTAGGCCGATAAAGCGCAAAAAGAAAAAGACTAAAGATAAGTATTCTTGTAGTGCTGATAATTCTGAGCAGATTCATAAATAG
- a CDS encoding phosphoribosylanthranilate isomerase, with amino-acid sequence MTTPRVKICGITNIQDALHAVQCGADALGFVFYEKSPRYIAPEKAAAIIKKLPPFVEKVGLFVNETAETINQRSQIAQITLAQIHFDADVAFFERLTIPHLKVVRARCPEDMLKYHDEYRLVDAFVEGYGGQGKRVDPSWFQGIACSKIILAGGLNTSNIAELKAYDFYGFDASSSLERAPGLKDAEKIKEFLQKAKQKAGERIAKY; translated from the coding sequence ATGACAACACCTCGTGTCAAGATTTGTGGCATCACTAATATCCAAGATGCGCTTCATGCCGTGCAATGCGGTGCTGATGCGCTGGGATTTGTATTTTATGAAAAATCACCTCGTTATATTGCACCTGAGAAAGCGGCTGCTATCATTAAAAAATTGCCCCCTTTTGTTGAAAAGGTAGGGCTTTTTGTGAATGAAACCGCAGAAACGATCAATCAACGCTCCCAAATAGCACAGATTACATTGGCGCAAATCCATTTTGATGCAGATGTTGCTTTTTTTGAGAGACTCACAATCCCCCATCTCAAAGTCGTTCGGGCGAGGTGCCCTGAGGATATGTTGAAGTATCATGATGAATATCGGCTGGTCGATGCCTTTGTAGAAGGCTATGGCGGGCAAGGGAAACGCGTGGACCCCTCTTGGTTTCAAGGTATTGCGTGCTCCAAAATTATCTTGGCGGGTGGATTGAATACATCCAATATCGCTGAGCTAAAAGCCTACGATTTTTATGGCTTTGATGCGAGCAGTTCTTTGGAGCGAGCGCCCGGTCTTAAAGATGCAGAAAAAATCAAAGAGTTTTTACAAAAAGCAAAACAAAAGGCTGGTGAACGTATTGCAAAATATTGA
- the rpe gene encoding ribulose-phosphate 3-epimerase, translating into MKVAPSILSADFGKLDEEIKHICDGGCDLVHVDVMDGHFVPNMTIGPVVVKAVAKAATKPLDIHLMVENNTFFVELFAPFKPEYISFHIEEEKHPHRLIQKIRSYGIKPAIVLNPHTPPSAIEYLLEDLDMVLLMSVNPGFGGQKFIDSVLEKAKVLRAMIEAKNLDVLIEVDGGVNDKNVKELAIAGVDIVVAGNYVFSASSYENAIKSLK; encoded by the coding sequence ATGAAAGTCGCACCCAGTATCTTATCGGCAGATTTTGGAAAATTGGATGAGGAGATCAAACATATCTGCGATGGCGGTTGTGATTTGGTTCATGTTGATGTGATGGATGGACATTTTGTCCCTAATATGACAATCGGACCGGTAGTCGTCAAAGCAGTGGCAAAAGCAGCTACAAAACCACTTGATATCCATTTAATGGTAGAAAACAATACATTTTTTGTAGAACTTTTCGCACCTTTTAAACCCGAATACATCTCTTTTCATATTGAAGAGGAAAAACATCCCCATCGTTTGATTCAAAAAATCCGAAGTTATGGTATTAAACCCGCTATTGTGCTCAATCCTCACACGCCTCCTAGTGCGATAGAATATCTTCTTGAAGATTTGGATATGGTTCTGTTGATGAGCGTCAATCCGGGTTTTGGAGGTCAGAAGTTTATCGATTCAGTGTTGGAAAAAGCCAAAGTTTTGCGTGCGATGATTGAAGCAAAAAATCTTGATGTATTAATAGAAGTGGATGGCGGTGTTAATGATAAAAATGTCAAAGAACTTGCCATTGCAGGGGTTGATATCGTCGTAGCGGGGAATTATGTTTTTAGTGCTTCTAGCTATGAGAATGCGATTAAAAGTCTAAAATGA
- the rpmB gene encoding 50S ribosomal protein L28, which yields MAKRCAITGKGPMVGNNVSHAHNKTKRRFLPNLRTVRVALEDGTTMKIRVAASTLRTMKKNA from the coding sequence ATGGCAAAAAGATGCGCAATAACGGGCAAAGGTCCAATGGTTGGAAACAATGTAAGCCATGCTCACAATAAAACAAAAAGAAGATTTCTTCCAAATCTTAGAACCGTAAGAGTAGCACTAGAAGATGGTACCACGATGAAAATCAGAGTAGCTGCTTCAACTCTTAGGACAATGAAGAAAAACGCTTAA
- the argJ gene encoding bifunctional glutamate N-acetyltransferase/amino-acid acetyltransferase ArgJ, whose protein sequence is MFNIISLQGGLDNVDGFYSSGINAGFKKDGGLDVAFIRSEKACDVSALFTSNKFQAAPIKHVKRYPKDFKTNFILMNSKNANAMTGVEGIEDIDTIFQNLDNLTLENPIMSSTGVIGYRLDTPKIIQAVKRFDFNEKNSDACAKAIMTTDSFKKELCFKVELDNGEYYHIAGICKGAGMINPAMATMLCFIVTDANIPKSDMDTLLRESVERSFNSISVDGDTSTNDSVFLLSNKTRACYDHDSFKQALDLITKNLAMMILKDGEGSNKVVAFEVNGAASTQEAMHAAKKLSNSLLVKTAIFGEDPNWGRIASTIGAAEITCDEALLEIYYDDVLIHSKEQPLLDAATEAKACAVMKKDSFKIQCNLNVGDASFTAYGCDLSYEYVKINADYRT, encoded by the coding sequence ATGTTCAATATTATTTCGCTTCAGGGCGGACTTGACAATGTCGATGGGTTTTACTCAAGTGGAATAAATGCCGGTTTTAAAAAAGATGGTGGACTCGATGTCGCTTTTATCCGAAGTGAAAAAGCATGCGATGTTAGTGCACTGTTTACTTCTAATAAATTTCAAGCTGCCCCAATAAAACATGTCAAACGCTATCCAAAAGATTTCAAGACCAATTTCATACTTATGAATTCCAAAAATGCCAATGCGATGACAGGAGTTGAAGGAATTGAGGATATTGATACCATCTTTCAAAATCTGGATAACCTCACGTTAGAGAATCCTATCATGAGCTCAACTGGTGTGATTGGATATCGTCTGGATACTCCAAAAATCATCCAAGCCGTAAAGCGTTTTGATTTCAATGAAAAAAACTCTGATGCGTGTGCCAAGGCTATCATGACAACGGATAGTTTCAAGAAAGAATTGTGTTTCAAAGTCGAATTGGATAATGGAGAATATTATCATATCGCCGGAATCTGTAAGGGTGCGGGAATGATTAATCCGGCTATGGCCACGATGCTGTGCTTTATTGTCACTGATGCCAACATACCAAAATCGGATATGGATACGCTCTTAAGAGAAAGTGTTGAGCGCTCGTTTAATTCTATCAGCGTCGATGGGGATACTTCGACCAATGACAGTGTCTTTTTACTTAGCAACAAAACCCGCGCATGCTATGACCATGATTCTTTCAAGCAAGCCTTAGATCTCATCACTAAAAATTTGGCGATGATGATCTTAAAAGATGGTGAAGGAAGCAACAAAGTCGTGGCGTTTGAAGTCAATGGCGCTGCCTCCACCCAAGAGGCAATGCATGCTGCGAAAAAATTAAGCAATTCACTATTAGTCAAAACTGCTATCTTTGGAGAAGATCCAAATTGGGGGCGCATCGCTTCGACGATTGGTGCTGCTGAGATTACGTGTGATGAAGCGTTGCTTGAGATTTATTATGATGATGTACTGATTCATTCAAAAGAACAACCCTTACTTGATGCCGCAACAGAAGCAAAAGCGTGCGCTGTTATGAAGAAGGATTCCTTTAAAATACAATGCAATTTAAATGTCGGAGATGCTTCATTTACAGCCTATGGCTGCGACCTTAGCTATGAATATGTCAAGATCAATGCAGATTATAGAACTTGA
- a CDS encoding YdcH family protein, whose product MLPEYREIISSLKVENAHFAKVFERHNELDQKIEDVDSGREHLEPLELDTLKREKLKLKDEAYALILEYKKAHNL is encoded by the coding sequence ATGTTACCAGAATATAGAGAAATCATCTCTAGTCTAAAAGTTGAAAATGCACATTTTGCAAAAGTTTTTGAACGACACAACGAATTAGATCAAAAAATTGAAGATGTAGATAGTGGTAGAGAACATCTAGAACCATTAGAGCTTGATACTTTAAAAAGAGAAAAGTTGAAGCTTAAAGATGAAGCCTACGCCTTGATATTAGAATACAAAAAAGCTCACAATTTATAA
- a CDS encoding sugar phosphate nucleotidyltransferase: MKAVVMAGGFGTRIQPLTHSIPKPMLPIVNRPMMEHTMMMLKDLGITDFIVLLYYKPEIIKEYFKDGSDFGITINYITPNDDYGTAGAVKLAQELIGDENFIIISGDLVTDFNFQKLFDFHKKHKAKLSIGLTSVENPLQFGVVITNKDHKIEKFLEKPSWGEVFSDTINTGIYIIEPEILNFIPKNENYDFGKDLFPSLMKSDIELMGYNLKGYWRDVGNPESYREVHQDILYDRFHFTIPGQTQKYPDGILYSDTPYQLDKSIEIIGNVVLGKNVTIGNNVRLGNVTIGDDVKIGSGSNIRNSVLWNHITIGKNAKFDGCVICSDNVIGKNVTAKAGLILAQNCEVGELASFERDVTIWPDKKVEAASIVSHSLILGSRYKNAIFEGGSVSGKSNIELSCDMATKLAEAFASQLPIGSKVAVGRDNDKSSRMIKRAFLGGLLSAGINVIDMKGIASSILRYAIARDDSIIAGAHFRRDILDTTCSQITLFDEAALRIDSNSIKGVEKAFFTEKFRRVDYSKIGEIEESLHGKELQSYAVAVEEKIDHSIIKCGGFKVAVDVMHGSTAEVFPLLLNNLGVENIVLDAYYDNKKLSNIDNLLNRAKSNISSIVTSLNYDMGIIIYPNAQRLLLITDQGEVLDKVKGLLTVMYLLNLTTNEGERKKKVFLPTWSTDMIYFENLEIERGNYSNFKAEKLKEYDLVATMDGNFTFTEFGLSRDAMYASLKIMEMLSCHGIKLSEVSKKLDDFYYTSHKIECSQSLKGKMMRKFLEDAIGKKSSSIDGVKIWESKTDWILMIPDQYSDHLNIYIQAINEAKGEEIYEKYCKKIDLWSKQ, translated from the coding sequence ATGAAAGCCGTCGTAATGGCAGGTGGATTTGGCACCCGAATCCAACCCCTCACACACTCAATTCCAAAACCAATGCTTCCTATTGTTAACAGACCGATGATGGAACACACGATGATGATGCTCAAAGATTTAGGCATCACAGATTTTATTGTTCTACTTTATTATAAGCCCGAGATTATCAAAGAATATTTTAAAGACGGCAGTGATTTTGGCATCACAATCAATTATATAACCCCTAATGATGACTATGGAACCGCAGGTGCAGTCAAACTCGCACAAGAATTGATAGGAGATGAAAATTTCATCATTATCAGTGGTGATTTGGTAACAGATTTTAATTTTCAAAAACTCTTTGATTTTCACAAAAAGCACAAAGCCAAACTCTCTATTGGCCTCACTTCCGTTGAAAACCCACTACAATTTGGCGTCGTCATTACCAACAAAGATCATAAGATAGAAAAATTTTTGGAAAAACCAAGCTGGGGCGAAGTCTTCAGCGATACAATCAATACCGGTATTTATATTATCGAACCTGAAATATTAAACTTTATTCCAAAAAATGAAAATTACGATTTTGGCAAGGATTTATTTCCGAGTCTCATGAAAAGTGATATTGAACTCATGGGATATAATTTGAAGGGATATTGGCGCGATGTGGGTAATCCGGAGAGTTATCGCGAAGTGCATCAAGACATCCTCTATGATCGTTTTCATTTTACTATTCCGGGACAAACCCAAAAGTATCCCGATGGCATACTCTACAGCGACACCCCATATCAACTTGATAAAAGCATTGAGATCATCGGTAATGTTGTCTTAGGTAAAAATGTTACTATTGGTAATAATGTACGATTGGGCAATGTCACTATTGGAGACGATGTCAAAATTGGCAGTGGCTCAAACATCCGTAACAGCGTTTTATGGAATCACATCACCATCGGTAAAAATGCAAAATTTGATGGTTGTGTCATCTGCTCGGATAATGTCATCGGCAAAAATGTCACCGCCAAAGCGGGATTGATATTAGCACAAAATTGTGAAGTTGGAGAGCTGGCATCATTTGAGCGAGACGTCACGATTTGGCCAGACAAGAAAGTAGAAGCCGCATCCATTGTCAGCCACTCTTTGATACTAGGAAGTAGATATAAAAACGCCATATTTGAAGGGGGAAGTGTCTCCGGAAAAAGCAATATCGAGCTCTCTTGCGACATGGCAACAAAATTAGCTGAAGCCTTTGCCTCACAACTCCCAATCGGCTCCAAAGTTGCAGTTGGTAGGGATAATGACAAAAGTTCACGAATGATAAAGCGCGCTTTTTTAGGGGGATTGCTCTCAGCCGGAATCAACGTCATTGATATGAAAGGCATCGCCTCTTCGATTCTCAGATACGCCATAGCACGAGATGATTCCATCATCGCAGGAGCACATTTTAGACGTGACATCCTCGATACAACCTGTTCACAAATCACTCTTTTTGATGAAGCTGCACTAAGGATTGATTCTAACTCCATCAAGGGAGTGGAAAAGGCATTTTTCACCGAGAAATTCAGACGTGTGGATTATTCAAAAATTGGAGAGATTGAAGAATCCCTTCATGGCAAAGAGCTGCAATCATATGCAGTAGCAGTCGAAGAGAAAATCGACCATAGTATCATCAAATGTGGTGGATTTAAGGTCGCTGTTGATGTTATGCATGGCAGCACTGCCGAAGTTTTTCCGCTTCTTTTAAATAATCTTGGTGTTGAAAATATCGTCTTAGATGCTTATTATGATAATAAAAAACTCTCCAACATCGATAATCTCCTCAATCGCGCCAAATCCAATATCTCGAGCATTGTCACAAGCCTTAATTATGATATGGGGATTATCATCTATCCTAATGCACAACGACTCTTACTCATCACCGATCAAGGTGAAGTCCTCGATAAGGTCAAAGGCTTATTAACCGTGATGTATCTGCTTAATCTCACCACCAACGAAGGAGAGCGAAAGAAAAAGGTCTTTTTACCAACATGGTCGACTGATATGATTTATTTTGAAAATTTAGAAATCGAACGAGGAAATTACTCCAACTTCAAAGCAGAAAAACTCAAAGAGTATGACTTAGTCGCCACGATGGATGGCAACTTTACCTTTACCGAATTTGGATTGAGTCGTGATGCGATGTATGCGAGCTTGAAAATCATGGAGATGCTCAGCTGTCACGGTATCAAACTCTCAGAAGTCTCTAAAAAACTTGATGACTTCTACTATACCAGTCACAAAATAGAGTGTTCGCAATCGCTCAAAGGCAAGATGATGCGCAAATTTTTGGAAGATGCCATCGGCAAAAAATCTTCCTCAATCGACGGCGTTAAGATTTGGGAAAGTAAAACCGATTGGATTTTGATGATACCAGATCAGTACAGTGACCATCTCAATATCTATATCCAAGCGATTAATGAAGCAAAGGGAGAAGAGATTTACGAAAAATATTGCAAGAAAATAGACCTATGGTCGAAACAGTGA
- a CDS encoding glycoside hydrolase family 57 protein produces MLNLSFIWHMHQPDYRDDAGIMKMPWVFLHAIKDYFDMPWMLARHPNIKATFNITCPLIEQLKLYYDAPESHDYFLSLWLQDTKTLHESQLQWMIKLCKSAQYDTMVSSLPYFKTLYEKTEYESQELFDMQVLFILSWCGVYLREHNDLVKELIAKEKDFNQDDKQRLLKELAQFVKSIFEYYILLAKEARICISTTPLNHPILPLLVDMNNALIANKSTNIPKQSSSLKEDALLQIQKAQALFEETFGFAPSGFWPAEGAVDTQSVQLLRDNGIRWIATDEAILFKSLQNSDRKNLYSPYLYQDMCMGFRDHGLSDLVGFTYRFWDAQKASHHFIEALKSINNDNKNATVFVILDGENAWEFYKNNGFDFFDALYDGLNHTAWCQTLHMDDVLKLPKKPLERLSPGSWINGELNTWVGHKEKTRAWDLIYLTKRDFEHHRSKLSPEVLDKITDEFLLAECSDWFWWYGDDHYTDFGGEFDDLFRAHLIHIYLLMEISPPTDLFEPITKHKSSKHFWLPPKSNISPNLNGMHHSFFDWIGCGTVDEEKLFSTMDKARGPIKKILYGEDEAYLYFAFLAGEIGFSTYNRLNIIIDPLGINEALLFDTEVNQNISKHQGNLEIDFIVKNWFDIRINKAGLEDKLVKFRFELCHDHKIIQTLPGFGELDMDLTNNYTENWFI; encoded by the coding sequence GTGTTGAACTTAAGCTTCATCTGGCACATGCACCAACCCGATTACAGAGATGACGCAGGCATCATGAAGATGCCTTGGGTTTTTTTGCATGCGATCAAAGATTATTTTGATATGCCCTGGATGCTAGCAAGACATCCCAATATTAAGGCCACGTTCAATATTACCTGTCCGCTCATAGAACAGTTAAAACTTTACTATGATGCGCCTGAGTCTCATGATTATTTTTTGAGCCTTTGGCTACAAGATACTAAAACGTTACATGAGAGTCAATTGCAGTGGATGATCAAGCTATGCAAAAGCGCACAATATGACACCATGGTCTCATCCCTGCCCTATTTCAAAACACTCTATGAGAAGACAGAATATGAAAGTCAAGAGCTTTTTGATATGCAAGTGCTCTTTATCCTCTCATGGTGTGGCGTCTATTTGCGAGAGCACAATGATCTTGTAAAAGAGCTGATTGCCAAAGAGAAAGATTTCAATCAAGATGATAAACAACGCCTACTCAAAGAATTGGCGCAATTTGTCAAAAGTATCTTTGAATACTATATCTTACTCGCCAAAGAAGCGCGTATTTGTATCTCGACGACGCCCCTAAATCACCCGATTTTGCCATTATTAGTTGATATGAACAATGCCCTTATTGCTAACAAAAGCACCAATATCCCTAAACAAAGTAGCTCCTTGAAAGAGGATGCCCTCTTGCAAATACAAAAAGCGCAAGCCTTGTTTGAAGAGACTTTTGGGTTTGCCCCTAGTGGTTTTTGGCCAGCGGAGGGAGCGGTTGATACGCAAAGCGTCCAACTCTTGCGCGACAACGGCATCCGATGGATTGCTACTGATGAAGCGATTTTGTTTAAATCACTCCAAAATAGTGATCGAAAAAATCTCTATTCTCCTTATTTATATCAAGACATGTGCATGGGCTTTCGAGATCATGGACTCAGCGATTTGGTAGGATTTACTTATAGGTTTTGGGACGCGCAAAAAGCCAGCCATCACTTTATAGAAGCGCTCAAATCGATTAATAATGACAATAAAAATGCCACTGTTTTTGTGATACTCGATGGTGAAAATGCTTGGGAATTTTACAAAAATAATGGATTTGATTTTTTTGATGCCCTCTATGATGGTCTCAACCACACTGCTTGGTGCCAGACGCTGCATATGGATGATGTGTTAAAATTACCCAAAAAACCCCTAGAGAGGCTAAGTCCTGGTAGCTGGATCAATGGTGAACTCAATACCTGGGTCGGACATAAAGAGAAAACCCGAGCTTGGGATCTTATCTATCTGACCAAACGCGATTTTGAACATCACCGAAGCAAACTGAGTCCTGAAGTGCTTGATAAAATCACTGATGAGTTTTTATTGGCAGAGTGTTCGGATTGGTTTTGGTGGTATGGCGATGACCATTACACCGACTTTGGCGGTGAGTTTGATGATCTTTTTCGAGCGCACTTGATTCATATCTATCTTTTGATGGAAATCTCGCCACCGACAGATTTGTTTGAGCCCATCACCAAACACAAAAGTTCAAAACACTTTTGGCTCCCTCCAAAATCCAATATATCTCCAAATCTCAATGGCATGCATCATTCGTTTTTTGATTGGATTGGATGTGGCACCGTTGATGAAGAGAAACTTTTTTCGACAATGGATAAAGCAAGAGGACCAATCAAAAAAATCCTTTATGGCGAAGATGAAGCATATCTCTATTTTGCATTTTTGGCCGGGGAAATTGGGTTTTCCACTTACAATCGGCTCAATATCATCATCGATCCCTTAGGCATCAATGAAGCCTTGCTTTTTGATACTGAGGTAAATCAAAATATTTCAAAACATCAAGGTAATTTAGAGATTGATTTTATTGTCAAAAATTGGTTTGATATCCGAATTAACAAAGCGGGATTAGAAGATAAATTGGTCAAATTTAGATTTGAATTGTGTCATGATCACAAAATCATACAGACCCTACCGGGATTTGGGGAACTTGATATGGATTTGACAAATAACTACACTGAAAATTGGTTTATATAA